The Desulfonatronum sp. SC1 nucleotide sequence TCCACGTCGATCCGGGGGATGCAGCGATACTTCTTGGGCAAGTAGCGCTGCCGTGAGCCGTGATATTTCTGAAACTTCACGAAACGGTAGTCTTCGGCTCCGTAATGGCCGCAGAATTCTTCGTCATAGCCGTAGAGCCGCAGGAATCTGGCCCGGGAGAGCAGGAATGTATTGGAGTGTCCGTGGCGCAGTTTCCCGGTGACGGGATCGGTCCGGTAGATCTTGAAAAAATCCCGGCCGCACTCCCGCATCCGGACCATCCTGGCCAGGGTGGCCTCGGGAAATTCATGGTCGATGTCCGTGAGCAGCACCTTGTCCGAAGCGGCGTAGGTCACGCCCAGATTTCGCGCACCGCCCTGGTTCCAGGGAATGTCGTCGGTGATGCGCAGCCAGGTCAGGTTCAGGTCCAGGTCAGGCACCGCAAACCGCAGCGGCGAGCAGTCGTCCACCACCACGAACTGGATCACGTCCAGCAGCTCCGGAGCGTACCGCTGGTACCTGGCCATGAGATCCAGAACCGTATCCGGACGTTTCTGGTCCAGATAATAGTGGGTGACGTAGCTCAGCTTGATGTGGGATTTGTCCACAATCCGGCGCGGGCTGGACGTTTCAGGGGTGTTCATTGTCGTGCCTGTTTTCGCATCTTTCTATGGTCTCTTCCGGTTCGTTTCATTTATGAGCCGTCGCAACAAGGCCTCGACCCGGCGGCCCATGGCGGAAAGCGTGAACGCGGATCGGACCAGGTTCAGGGCGTTGTCCGCCATGGTTGCTCCAAGCTCGGGGCAGCGCAGAACCTCCGTGATCGCCGCGGCCAGAGCCTTTGGGTCGCTGGGGGGCGCGAGCAGACCGGTGCGCTGGTGATCAACGATTTCCGGGATTCCGCCGACGGCCGTGCCCACGAAGGGACACCGCGCGAACATGGCTTGAAGTCCGGCCTGAGGGATGCCTTCGTTTCTCGTACTGGCCAGGACGGCCACGTCCAGGCCGCGAAAAAACGGCCAGACGTCTTCCTGGTGCCCGGGCAGAAGAATGCGCGAAGCAAAGGGGCTTTCCCGGCTTCGTTTGGAATAGTCGCCCATGACCGGGCCCCCGCCCACCAGGAGCAGGCGGGCGTCGGGCATCTCGGCGGCCAGGCGTTCAAACGCGTCGATGAGCACGTACTGCCCTTTCCAACTGCGCAAAACCGAAACCTGGCCGATCAGGCGGGCCGTTTTCGGGAGGTTGAATCGCTCCAGCAACGCGGCCCGGGCCTGGTCCCGCGAAGGCAGGTCCGGGGGGGCGATGCCCGTGGGGATGGAGCTGACCTTGTCCGGAGGCAGGCCCAGGGTGCGGCGCAGTTCGTCCTGAATCGCCCCGGCTGTGGTCACCACATGGTCGCAGAGCCGACGGTACTGCCAGCGGTTCATGAAATTGTTCCCCACCGGCGTGCTCACGTGGCGATAGCGGATCGTGGCCGGAACCTTGCAGGCCCTGGCCGCCGTTAATCCCACCCAGCTGTCCACGCTGCTGTGGGTGCAGACCACGTCAGGGCGGATATCCTTGAACCGCCGCATCAGGCGCGCAAAGTCCACCGGCTT carries:
- a CDS encoding glycosyltransferase family 4 protein, with the protein product PRMPPRPTPLTIIHTEASDAWGGQDIRVFTEALWLRDQGHHVHLFTPAHGELFQRASEAGLDCEAVPFAKRTKPVDFARLMRRFKDIRPDVVCTHSSVDSWVGLTAARACKVPATIRYRHVSTPVGNNFMNRWQYRRLCDHVVTTAGAIQDELRRTLGLPPDKVSSIPTGIAPPDLPSRDQARAALLERFNLPKTARLIGQVSVLRSWKGQYVLIDAFERLAAEMPDARLLLVGGGPVMGDYSKRSRESPFASRILLPGHQEDVWPFFRGLDVAVLASTRNEGIPQAGLQAMFARCPFVGTAVGGIPEIVDHQRTGLLAPPSDPKALAAAITEVLRCPELGATMADNALNLVRSAFTLSAMGRRVEALLRRLINETNRKRP
- a CDS encoding glycosyltransferase gives rise to the protein MNTPETSSPRRIVDKSHIKLSYVTHYYLDQKRPDTVLDLMARYQRYAPELLDVIQFVVVDDCSPLRFAVPDLDLNLTWLRITDDIPWNQGGARNLGVTYAASDKVLLTDIDHEFPEATLARMVRMRECGRDFFKIYRTDPVTGKLRHGHSNTFLLSRARFLRLYGYDEEFCGHYGAEDYRFVKFQKYHGSRQRYLPKKYRCIPRIDVDRDEAYHGLERDLSHNTPIDARKEYEMKQYGKDAGHSRMFLRFLWEVVLERSREVRIQRKRNPLWQKSWYWRWLVGER